Proteins found in one Nocardia brasiliensis ATCC 700358 genomic segment:
- a CDS encoding gamma-glutamylcyclotransferase family protein codes for MNGAGHALFAYGTLQFPEMLEVLLGRIPTLTPAVAVGWRAAALPGLLYPGLVPHPDAVAPGVLVTGLTAAEWHILDTFEDDEYDLCPIPLPHPPATPWTYLWTGPVAQDNWDAPTFARTHLASFVVHTRAWCRAMLDERSGGTGGGELSGDAATSSP; via the coding sequence GTGAACGGTGCTGGGCATGCGCTGTTCGCGTACGGGACATTGCAGTTCCCGGAGATGCTCGAGGTGCTGCTCGGTCGCATACCGACACTCACACCGGCCGTCGCGGTCGGCTGGCGGGCCGCCGCACTGCCCGGCCTGCTCTACCCCGGTTTGGTGCCACACCCCGACGCCGTGGCCCCCGGAGTCCTCGTCACCGGTCTCACCGCGGCGGAGTGGCACATCCTCGACACCTTCGAAGACGACGAATACGACCTCTGCCCCATCCCCCTACCGCACCCACCCGCCACCCCCTGGACCTACCTATGGACCGGCCCTGTCGCACAAGACAATTGGGACGCCCCCACCTTCGCCCGCACCCACCTGGCCTCCTTCGTCGTGCACACCCGCGCCTGGTGCCGCGCGATGCTGGACGAACGATCAGGAGGAACTGGTGGCGGGGAGCTCTCGGGCGATGCCGCCACCAGTTCCCCCTGA
- a CDS encoding SDR family NAD(P)-dependent oxidoreductase, giving the protein MTKTVIVTGSSSGIGQDIARAFVARGDNVVLNGRDADKLAEVAASLGAPANVATVAGNIGSPATGSALVRTAVDRFGGVDVLVNNAGIFGATPFVDVTEAELDSYLDGNLKGTYFTTQAVVRRLREQQTGGSIVNIGTVLVEHALAGLPASAALVSKGGVHALTTSLAAELAADRIRVNAVAPGVIRTPLFGDGDESASARLALLNRIGEVAETTAAVLYLADAEFTTGHIFPVDGGYLSGRAA; this is encoded by the coding sequence ATGACCAAGACGGTGATCGTGACGGGATCCTCCAGCGGGATCGGACAGGACATCGCGCGCGCTTTCGTCGCGCGCGGCGACAATGTCGTACTCAACGGCCGCGACGCGGACAAGCTCGCCGAGGTTGCCGCGAGCCTCGGCGCCCCAGCCAACGTGGCGACCGTCGCGGGCAATATCGGTTCCCCCGCAACAGGTTCGGCGCTGGTGCGCACGGCCGTCGACCGGTTCGGCGGGGTGGACGTGCTGGTGAACAACGCGGGCATCTTCGGTGCGACGCCGTTCGTGGACGTCACCGAGGCGGAACTCGACAGCTATCTCGACGGCAACCTCAAGGGCACCTACTTCACGACCCAGGCGGTGGTCCGCCGGCTGCGCGAGCAGCAGACGGGCGGCAGCATCGTGAACATCGGGACCGTGCTGGTCGAGCACGCGCTGGCCGGCTTGCCCGCCTCCGCCGCCCTGGTCAGCAAGGGCGGTGTGCACGCGCTCACCACCAGCCTGGCCGCCGAACTCGCCGCCGACCGCATCCGCGTCAACGCTGTCGCCCCGGGCGTCATCCGCACCCCGCTCTTCGGTGACGGCGACGAATCCGCTTCTGCCCGGCTGGCTTTGCTGAACCGGATCGGCGAGGTCGCCGAAACCACCGCCGCCGTGCTGTATCTCGCCGACGCCGAGTTCACCACGGGGCACATCTTCCCCGTCGACGGCGGCTACCTCTCGGGGCGGGCCGCCTGA
- a CDS encoding type III PLP-dependent enzyme codes for MPESPFLVIYPERVRENYRALRAAMPAARIRFAVKASPVPELIHVLDEEGAEFDVASIGEIELCLALGVEPQTLCYGNPIKKAADIARAYALGVRRYAFDTEDDLLRIGQHAPGAEVECRFLASAPESRTPFGTKFGCAPGEALRLLVRARDLGLTVAGPYFHVGSQQLDPNAWRIGVEQAGHIVQALADKDIHVSSVNIGGGLPIAYADPAPALDEIASVVGAAVAEYLPATAGLVVEPGRALVGSAGVIHAEVVGVRIAPDGRRWVYLDIGRYNGMAETENEYIAYRFVTDRDGDPVDEAVVAGPTCDGDDVLYQRTRVLLPTTLRAGDRIQILDTGAYTASYSSVSFNGFPPLTVHVSGAEPTRPAG; via the coding sequence ATGCCCGAATCACCGTTCCTTGTCATCTACCCCGAGCGAGTGCGCGAGAACTACCGCGCGCTCCGCGCCGCCATGCCCGCGGCACGAATTCGCTTCGCGGTCAAGGCAAGCCCGGTGCCGGAGTTGATCCACGTGCTCGACGAGGAAGGCGCCGAGTTCGATGTCGCCAGCATCGGCGAGATCGAGCTGTGCCTCGCGCTGGGCGTCGAGCCGCAGACGCTCTGCTACGGCAACCCGATCAAGAAGGCCGCCGACATCGCCCGCGCCTACGCGCTGGGCGTGCGCCGCTACGCCTTCGACACCGAGGACGACCTGCTGCGCATCGGGCAGCACGCGCCGGGCGCGGAGGTCGAATGCCGTTTCCTCGCTTCGGCTCCCGAGTCGCGCACCCCGTTCGGCACCAAGTTCGGCTGCGCGCCCGGCGAGGCGCTGCGGCTGCTGGTCCGGGCGCGTGATCTCGGGTTGACGGTGGCGGGCCCCTACTTCCACGTCGGCTCCCAGCAGCTCGACCCGAACGCCTGGCGGATCGGCGTCGAACAGGCGGGCCACATCGTGCAAGCCTTGGCCGACAAGGATATTCACGTCTCCTCGGTGAATATCGGCGGCGGCCTGCCGATCGCGTACGCCGACCCGGCGCCCGCGCTCGACGAGATCGCCTCGGTGGTCGGCGCCGCCGTGGCCGAATACCTGCCCGCCACCGCCGGTTTGGTGGTCGAGCCCGGCCGCGCGCTGGTCGGGTCGGCGGGTGTCATCCACGCCGAGGTCGTCGGCGTGCGCATCGCGCCGGACGGCCGGCGCTGGGTGTATCTCGACATCGGCCGCTACAACGGCATGGCCGAGACCGAGAACGAGTACATCGCCTATCGATTCGTCACGGATCGGGATGGCGACCCTGTCGACGAGGCAGTGGTGGCTGGTCCGACCTGCGACGGAGACGATGTACTGTATCAACGCACGCGGGTCCTGTTACCGACCACGTTGCGAGCCGGTGATCGCATCCAGATCCTCGACACCGGCGCCTATACCGCGAGTTATTCGTCGGTGTCCTTCAATGGTTTTCCGCCCTTGACCGTGCACGTCTCGGGCGCTGAGCCAACCCGCCCCGCCGGCTGA
- a CDS encoding PhzF family phenazine biosynthesis protein, with translation MGTQVDVVRVFTDSAGRFGNELGIARAADMAATEHQALAAKAGYSETVVVEDAVNGVARMRIYTPTVELPFAGHPSVGTAWWFAEHHTPIERLEVPAGPVAVELAEGLTWITARAAWTPNFTFHELPDAEELAALRPDDFTGGPHYLWTWTDQNRGTLRSRMFAPTLGIAEDEATGAAAVAITAQLRRSLIITQGQGSQLFTGWDSDGWVRLGGRVVADQAVEI, from the coding sequence ATGGGGACACAGGTAGATGTTGTGCGAGTGTTCACCGACAGCGCGGGGCGTTTCGGTAACGAGCTGGGTATCGCGCGAGCCGCCGATATGGCCGCCACCGAGCACCAGGCGCTCGCCGCCAAGGCCGGATACAGCGAGACCGTGGTGGTCGAGGACGCGGTGAACGGCGTCGCCAGGATGCGGATCTACACGCCGACCGTCGAATTGCCTTTCGCCGGGCACCCCAGTGTGGGCACCGCCTGGTGGTTCGCCGAGCACCACACCCCGATCGAGCGACTCGAGGTCCCGGCCGGGCCCGTCGCGGTGGAGCTCGCCGAGGGGCTCACCTGGATCACCGCCCGCGCGGCGTGGACACCGAACTTCACCTTCCACGAACTGCCCGACGCCGAGGAACTCGCCGCGCTGCGACCGGACGACTTCACCGGCGGCCCGCACTATCTGTGGACCTGGACCGACCAGAACCGCGGGACGTTGCGGTCGCGCATGTTCGCGCCCACCCTCGGGATCGCAGAGGACGAGGCGACCGGTGCCGCCGCCGTCGCCATCACCGCCCAGCTGCGCCGCAGCCTGATCATCACCCAGGGCCAGGGTTCACAGCTCTTCACCGGCTGGGACTCCGACGGCTGGGTCCGCCTCGGCGGCCGCGTAGTCGCCGACCAGGCCGTGGAGATCTGA
- a CDS encoding hydrogen peroxide-inducible genes activator: protein MTDQTYQPTLSQLRAFVAVAEYRHFGTAAARLRVSQPTLSQALAALEHGLGLQLIERSTRRVLVTAAGMRLLPKAMATLEAADRFVASATGGGLGGSLRMGIIPTVAPYVLPGLLPELRKKLPALHPQVIEDQTARLLDGLRTGVLDVALLALPADLPGLVEIPLYTEEFVLVTPRGHELAGRTDLVPSVLDSLPLLLLDEGHCLRDQTLDVCRSAEIHPAAVGDTRAASLATVVQCVAGGLGVTLIPEMAVAAETARGTLDTAHFATPAPGRTIGLAYRTSTARADDYEYLAAIIRTQRPA, encoded by the coding sequence GTGACCGATCAGACTTATCAGCCGACCCTGTCACAGCTGCGTGCGTTCGTAGCGGTCGCGGAATACCGCCACTTCGGCACTGCCGCAGCGCGGCTCCGTGTGAGCCAGCCCACGCTATCGCAGGCGCTCGCGGCCCTCGAACACGGGTTGGGGCTGCAGTTGATCGAGCGCAGCACGCGGCGTGTGCTCGTCACCGCGGCGGGGATGCGCTTGCTGCCCAAGGCGATGGCGACCCTCGAGGCGGCGGACCGGTTCGTCGCCTCGGCGACCGGAGGCGGGCTCGGCGGGTCGCTGCGGATGGGCATCATCCCGACGGTTGCCCCGTATGTGCTACCCGGCCTTCTTCCGGAGTTGCGCAAGAAGTTACCCGCGCTCCACCCGCAGGTGATCGAGGATCAGACCGCACGGCTGTTGGACGGGTTGCGCACCGGCGTGCTCGACGTCGCGCTGCTCGCGTTACCGGCCGATCTGCCCGGTCTGGTCGAAATACCCCTGTACACCGAAGAATTCGTGCTGGTGACCCCGCGCGGTCACGAACTCGCCGGGCGGACGGATCTCGTGCCTTCGGTGCTGGACTCGCTGCCGCTGCTGCTGCTCGACGAAGGGCACTGCCTGCGCGACCAGACCCTGGATGTGTGCCGGTCCGCGGAGATCCATCCGGCGGCGGTCGGCGATACCCGCGCCGCGTCCTTGGCGACGGTGGTGCAATGCGTCGCCGGCGGTCTCGGCGTCACCCTCATCCCGGAGATGGCCGTCGCCGCCGAAACCGCCCGCGGCACACTGGATACCGCCCACTTCGCCACCCCCGCCCCGGGCCGCACCATCGGCCTCGCCTACCGCACCTCGACCGCCCGAGCTGACGACTACGAATACCTGGCCGCCATCATCCGCACCCAGCGTCCGGCCTAG
- a CDS encoding TetR/AcrR family transcriptional regulator, which translates to MARPRRSGDTRQLLVEEGAAGFLSSGYHGTGIKQVLDKVGVPKGSFYNYFDSKESFGRAVIEHHSLCVQRNLTEAFGAAPDPISGLRAFFGRLMDEFVAADFTGGCLIANLGGELEGSELLRESLSNAWGAWRDRVAEQLRAAQAAGQIRADIDATELADLLLESWEGAVIRMKIDRTLDPLHKCLNRLLDDYFRP; encoded by the coding sequence ATGGCGCGACCTCGACGGAGTGGAGATACTCGGCAGCTGCTGGTGGAGGAGGGGGCTGCGGGGTTCTTGAGCAGTGGGTACCACGGGACCGGGATCAAGCAGGTGCTGGACAAGGTCGGGGTGCCCAAGGGGTCGTTCTACAACTATTTCGACAGCAAGGAGAGTTTCGGGCGGGCGGTGATCGAGCATCACTCGCTGTGCGTGCAGCGCAACCTGACCGAGGCGTTCGGTGCGGCGCCGGATCCGATCAGCGGGTTGCGCGCGTTCTTCGGCCGTCTGATGGACGAGTTCGTCGCGGCGGATTTCACCGGCGGCTGCTTGATCGCGAATCTCGGCGGCGAGCTGGAAGGCAGTGAGCTGCTGCGGGAGTCGCTGTCGAACGCGTGGGGCGCGTGGCGGGATCGGGTCGCCGAGCAGCTGCGCGCGGCACAGGCGGCGGGGCAGATCCGCGCCGATATCGACGCGACCGAGCTGGCCGATCTGCTGCTCGAATCGTGGGAGGGCGCGGTGATCCGGATGAAGATCGACCGGACGCTCGATCCGCTGCACAAATGCCTGAACCGGCTGCTGGACGACTACTTCCGACCCTGA
- a CDS encoding anti-sigma factor, which translates to MAEVPPRSDAELLDLAYPCALDAVAEIERRHIEERLEAADPAVRQAFLDTVWRMREVMARVAALDAQEPPPELEARILAALPPDERSGPPARWSRRLRWAVPVAAAACLVIGGVVVADRINDTPSQVPSAEQTTRTLAGPVTGGGSLVVEISPQQRVARVAFDGVAQPPADHVYQVWLLAGTQPRSAGVLAELPSATKPFVTAFAPGEQLAISVEPLGGSPAPTTSPIAGVVLP; encoded by the coding sequence ATGGCTGAGGTCCCGCCGCGCTCGGACGCGGAACTGCTCGACCTCGCCTATCCGTGCGCGCTCGACGCCGTCGCCGAGATCGAGCGCAGACATATCGAGGAGCGGCTCGAAGCGGCCGATCCGGCTGTGCGGCAAGCCTTTCTGGACACCGTGTGGCGGATGCGCGAGGTGATGGCGCGGGTGGCCGCCCTCGACGCGCAGGAACCACCGCCGGAACTGGAGGCCCGGATTCTGGCCGCGCTACCGCCCGACGAGCGGTCTGGTCCGCCCGCGCGATGGTCGCGGCGCCTGCGCTGGGCGGTCCCGGTCGCCGCCGCGGCGTGCCTGGTGATCGGTGGTGTGGTGGTCGCCGACCGGATCAACGACACGCCCTCGCAAGTGCCGAGTGCGGAGCAGACGACACGCACCTTGGCCGGACCGGTCACCGGCGGTGGCTCGCTCGTCGTAGAGATCTCGCCCCAGCAGCGGGTAGCCCGCGTAGCTTTCGACGGGGTAGCGCAACCCCCCGCCGACCACGTGTACCAGGTCTGGTTGCTGGCCGGAACCCAACCCCGCTCAGCCGGCGTGCTTGCCGAATTGCCCTCCGCCACAAAACCATTCGTCACGGCATTCGCCCCAGGCGAGCAACTCGCGATCAGCGTGGAACCCTTGGGTGGATCGCCCGCCCCGACAACCAGCCCCATCGCGGGGGTGGTACTGCCCTGA
- a CDS encoding DEAD/DEAH box helicase — protein MDLTELLEIPGTDADALYESFGAWAAEQGTPLYPAQDEALLELASGSNVILATPTGSGKSLVAVGAHLIALTQGKRTYYTAPIKALVSEKFFALCDVFGAERVGMVTGDAAVNADAPIICATAEILANLALREGAAADVGQVVMDEFHFYADPDRGWAWQVPLLELPRAQFLLMSATLGEVDFFAKDLERRTGRSTAVVAGTERPVPLTFSYARTPITETLEELVTTHQAPVYVVHFTQAAALERAQALTSVNFATRAEKDAIATALGEFRFASGFGKTLSRLIRHGIGVHHAGMLPKYRRLVERLAQEGLLKVVCGTDTLGVGINVPIRTVLLTGLTKYDGVRTRRLKAREFHQIAGRAGRAGYDTMGTVVVQAPEHEVENTRLLAKAGDDPKKQRKVVRRKPPEGFVSWSEETFDRLIAAQPEPMVSRFTVTNSLLLNVIARPGNCFDAMRHLLEDNHEPRPAQRKHILRAIRLYRALRDAGVVQQLDEPDAQGRRARLTVDLQRDFALDQPLSPFALAAFDLLDKDAPGYTLDVVSLIESTLEDPRQLLMAQQHKARGVAINEMKADGIEYDERMELLEEVTWPKPLAELIEPAFETYRAGHPWVSEFAPSPKSVVRDMIERSMTFAELISFYELARSEGVVLRYLADAYRALRRTVPDAARTEELEDITEWLGELVRQVDSSLLDEWEQLTNPGAETDAEQLAFGAETVRPISANERAFRVMIRNAMFRRVELAALRRWDLLDELGTGPDWAAELAPYFAEYERIGTGPDARGPQLFQIERRPGFWQVRQVLDDPAGDHGWSIVALVDLAESDAAGEIVFDELTVSAG, from the coding sequence GTGGATTTGACCGAGCTGCTGGAGATACCGGGAACCGACGCCGACGCGTTGTACGAGTCCTTCGGGGCTTGGGCCGCCGAGCAGGGCACCCCGCTGTATCCGGCGCAGGACGAGGCGCTGCTCGAATTGGCGTCGGGTTCCAACGTCATTCTCGCGACGCCGACCGGTTCCGGTAAGTCGCTGGTCGCCGTCGGTGCTCACCTCATCGCGCTCACGCAGGGCAAACGCACGTATTACACCGCCCCGATCAAGGCGCTGGTCAGCGAGAAGTTCTTCGCGCTCTGCGACGTGTTCGGCGCCGAGCGGGTCGGCATGGTCACCGGTGACGCCGCGGTCAACGCCGACGCCCCCATCATCTGCGCCACCGCCGAGATCCTCGCGAACCTCGCCTTGCGCGAGGGCGCGGCCGCCGATGTCGGCCAGGTCGTGATGGACGAGTTCCACTTCTACGCCGACCCGGATCGCGGCTGGGCCTGGCAGGTCCCGCTGCTCGAACTGCCCCGCGCGCAGTTCCTGCTGATGTCGGCGACCCTGGGCGAGGTCGATTTCTTCGCGAAAGACCTCGAGCGCCGCACGGGCCGGTCGACGGCGGTCGTCGCGGGCACGGAACGTCCGGTACCCCTGACCTTCTCGTACGCGCGCACGCCCATCACCGAGACCCTGGAAGAGCTCGTCACCACCCACCAGGCGCCGGTGTACGTGGTGCACTTCACCCAGGCCGCCGCGCTCGAACGGGCACAGGCACTCACCAGTGTGAACTTCGCCACCCGGGCCGAAAAAGACGCCATCGCCACGGCGTTGGGCGAGTTCCGGTTCGCGTCCGGTTTCGGCAAGACGCTTTCGCGGTTGATCCGGCACGGCATCGGCGTGCATCACGCGGGCATGCTGCCGAAGTACCGCAGGCTGGTCGAACGACTCGCGCAGGAGGGACTGCTGAAGGTCGTCTGCGGTACCGATACCTTGGGCGTCGGCATCAATGTGCCGATCCGCACGGTGCTGCTGACGGGGCTCACCAAGTACGACGGTGTGCGCACGCGCAGGCTGAAAGCCCGTGAGTTCCATCAGATCGCGGGCCGCGCCGGGCGCGCGGGCTACGACACCATGGGCACCGTCGTGGTCCAGGCACCCGAGCACGAGGTGGAGAACACCCGGCTGCTCGCCAAGGCGGGCGACGATCCCAAGAAACAGCGAAAAGTGGTGCGCCGCAAGCCGCCCGAGGGTTTCGTCTCGTGGAGCGAGGAGACCTTCGACCGGCTGATCGCGGCCCAGCCCGAGCCGATGGTCTCGCGCTTCACCGTGACGAACTCGTTGCTGCTCAACGTGATCGCGCGCCCGGGCAACTGTTTCGACGCCATGCGGCACCTGCTCGAGGACAACCACGAACCGCGTCCCGCGCAGCGCAAACACATCCTGCGCGCCATCCGGCTCTACCGCGCGCTGCGCGACGCCGGGGTGGTGCAGCAGCTCGACGAGCCGGACGCGCAGGGCCGGCGCGCCCGGCTCACCGTCGACCTGCAACGCGACTTCGCGCTGGACCAGCCGCTGTCACCGTTCGCCCTGGCCGCCTTCGACCTGCTGGACAAAGACGCGCCCGGCTATACCCTCGATGTGGTGTCCCTCATCGAATCCACGCTCGAGGATCCGCGCCAGCTGCTGATGGCTCAGCAGCACAAGGCGCGCGGTGTGGCGATCAACGAGATGAAGGCCGACGGCATCGAGTACGACGAGCGGATGGAACTGCTCGAAGAGGTCACCTGGCCCAAGCCGCTGGCCGAGCTGATCGAGCCCGCCTTCGAAACCTATCGCGCCGGGCATCCCTGGGTGTCGGAGTTCGCTCCGTCGCCCAAATCGGTGGTGCGGGACATGATCGAACGATCGATGACCTTCGCCGAGTTGATCTCGTTCTACGAGCTGGCGCGCTCGGAGGGTGTGGTGCTGCGCTATCTCGCCGACGCCTACCGCGCGCTGCGCCGCACCGTGCCGGATGCCGCGCGGACCGAGGAACTCGAGGACATCACCGAGTGGCTGGGCGAACTCGTCCGGCAGGTCGATTCGAGCCTGCTCGACGAATGGGAGCAGCTCACCAACCCCGGCGCCGAGACCGATGCCGAGCAGCTCGCCTTCGGCGCGGAGACGGTCCGGCCGATCTCGGCGAACGAGCGCGCCTTCCGCGTGATGATCCGCAACGCCATGTTCCGCCGTGTCGAACTGGCGGCGTTGCGCCGCTGGGATCTGCTCGACGAGCTCGGCACCGGCCCGGACTGGGCCGCCGAATTGGCACCGTATTTCGCCGAATACGAGCGCATCGGCACCGGCCCGGATGCGCGCGGACCGCAACTGTTCCAGATCGAACGAAGACCCGGATTCTGGCAGGTGCGTCAGGTTCTCGACGACCCGGCGGGCGACCACGGCTGGTCGATCGTCGCGTTGGTGGACCTGGCCGAGTCCGATGCCGCCGGTGAGATCGTCTTCGATGAACTCACGGTGTCCGCGGGCTGA
- the speD gene encoding adenosylmethionine decarboxylase, whose product MTADFTGWHVLAEFGGVDAALCDDLEQLESALRESLIAAGVTICDVVHKKFDPQGVTVLALLSESHASIHTYPESGDIFVDVFTCGSIGAGASKAVELLRDKLSPKDVRMQVIRRGHGSQRIEEPVGAGLTRIWDLHEVIVDTRTPFQHMVIARTEQGISLFSDDDRQSTEFSQLTYHEAMMVPAFVLAEKLDKVLIIGSGEGVASQMSVAAGATLVDHVDIDQLEVELCAEHLPYGYTGDELAAAVKGEGPVKVHYADGWDFLADAAQAGTRYDVIVIDLPDERVEDAQHNRLYESEFLSRCRALLAPGGVLTAQAGCATMWRNETLKRSWARFHEQFGTVVQYGSDEHEWTFLFGLNERIDDPVQGMTDRLVTLPYRPETIDARALVRGAIEPHALRV is encoded by the coding sequence ATGACGGCAGATTTCACCGGCTGGCATGTGCTGGCCGAGTTCGGTGGTGTCGACGCGGCCCTTTGCGACGACCTCGAACAACTCGAATCGGCGTTGCGCGAGTCTTTGATCGCCGCGGGCGTCACCATCTGCGATGTCGTACACAAGAAGTTCGATCCGCAGGGGGTGACTGTCCTCGCGCTGTTGTCGGAGTCTCACGCCTCGATTCACACCTATCCCGAGTCCGGCGACATCTTCGTCGACGTCTTCACCTGCGGCAGTATCGGCGCCGGCGCGTCGAAGGCCGTCGAACTCCTGCGAGACAAGCTCTCTCCCAAGGACGTTCGCATGCAGGTGATCCGCCGCGGGCACGGTTCGCAGCGGATCGAGGAGCCGGTCGGCGCGGGCCTGACCCGCATCTGGGACCTGCACGAGGTGATCGTCGACACCCGTACTCCGTTCCAGCACATGGTGATCGCGCGGACCGAGCAGGGCATCAGCCTGTTCTCCGACGACGATCGTCAGTCCACCGAGTTCTCCCAGCTGACCTATCACGAGGCCATGATGGTGCCCGCCTTCGTGCTCGCCGAGAAGCTGGACAAGGTGCTGATCATCGGCTCCGGTGAGGGCGTGGCCAGTCAGATGTCGGTCGCCGCGGGCGCGACCCTGGTCGATCACGTCGACATCGACCAGCTCGAGGTCGAGCTGTGCGCCGAGCACCTGCCCTACGGCTACACCGGCGACGAGCTGGCCGCCGCGGTCAAGGGCGAAGGCCCGGTCAAGGTGCACTACGCCGACGGCTGGGACTTCCTCGCCGACGCGGCGCAGGCGGGCACCCGCTACGACGTCATCGTGATCGACCTGCCCGACGAGCGGGTGGAGGACGCGCAGCACAACCGCCTGTACGAGTCGGAGTTCCTGTCCCGATGTCGGGCGCTGCTCGCGCCCGGTGGCGTACTCACCGCGCAGGCGGGCTGCGCGACCATGTGGCGCAACGAGACGCTGAAGCGCTCCTGGGCTCGGTTCCACGAGCAGTTCGGCACCGTCGTCCAGTACGGCAGCGACGAACACGAGTGGACCTTCCTGTTCGGCCTGAACGAGCGTATCGACGATCCGGTCCAGGGCATGACCGATCGTCTGGTCACCCTCCCCTACCGCCCCGAGACCATCGACGCTCGCGCGTTGGTCCGCGGCGCGATCGAACCGCACGCGCTGCGCGTGTAG
- a CDS encoding peroxiredoxin, protein MALLTIGDQFPAYNLTAVIGGDLSKVDAQQPDDYFTTITSDDHAGKWRIVFFWPKDFTFVCPTEIAAFGKLNEEFADRDAQVLGASVDNEFVHFQWRAQHEDLKTLPFPILSDLKRELATATGVLNADGVADRATFIVDPNNEVQFVSVTAGSVGRNVDEVLRVLDALQSDELCACNWKKGDPTINAGELLAASV, encoded by the coding sequence ATGGCCTTGCTGACCATCGGCGACCAATTCCCGGCATACAACCTCACCGCCGTCATCGGCGGTGACCTGTCCAAGGTCGACGCTCAGCAGCCTGACGATTACTTCACCACCATCACCAGCGACGATCACGCGGGCAAGTGGCGCATCGTGTTCTTCTGGCCGAAGGACTTCACCTTCGTGTGCCCGACCGAGATCGCCGCGTTCGGCAAGCTCAACGAGGAATTCGCAGACCGCGACGCGCAGGTGCTCGGCGCCTCCGTGGACAACGAGTTCGTGCACTTCCAGTGGCGGGCCCAGCACGAGGATCTGAAGACCCTGCCGTTCCCGATCCTGTCGGACCTCAAGCGCGAATTGGCCACCGCCACCGGCGTTCTCAACGCCGACGGCGTCGCGGACCGGGCCACCTTCATCGTCGACCCGAACAACGAGGTCCAGTTCGTCTCGGTGACCGCGGGTTCGGTCGGCCGCAACGTCGACGAGGTGCTGCGGGTGCTCGACGCGCTGCAGTCCGACGAGCTGTGCGCCTGCAACTGGAAGAAGGGCGATCCGACCATCAACGCGGGCGAACTGCTCGCCGCGAGCGTCTGA
- a CDS encoding carboxymuconolactone decarboxylase family protein, translated as MSIENLKNSLPEYAKDLKLNLSSLARTTVLNEQQLWGTLLASAAATRSATTLREIAEEAADVLSEQAYNAALGAASIMGMNNVFYRGKAFLDGRYDDLRAGLRMQIIGTPGVDKADFELWSFAVSSINGCQHCLEAHEHTLREAGVSREVIFESLRAAAIVAGVAQAVQSTEALAGATV; from the coding sequence ATGAGCATTGAGAACCTGAAGAACTCCCTCCCCGAGTACGCCAAGGACCTCAAGCTCAATCTGTCATCGCTCGCGCGCACCACCGTGCTGAACGAACAGCAGCTGTGGGGCACCCTGCTGGCGTCGGCGGCCGCGACCCGGTCGGCGACCACGCTGCGCGAGATCGCCGAGGAAGCCGCCGATGTGCTGTCCGAGCAGGCGTACAACGCCGCGCTCGGCGCCGCGTCGATCATGGGCATGAACAATGTCTTCTATCGCGGCAAGGCGTTCCTCGACGGACGCTACGACGACCTGCGGGCCGGTCTGCGGATGCAGATCATCGGCACGCCCGGGGTCGACAAGGCCGATTTCGAGCTGTGGTCCTTCGCGGTCTCCTCGATCAACGGCTGCCAGCACTGCCTGGAAGCGCACGAGCACACGCTGCGCGAGGCGGGCGTGTCCCGTGAGGTGATCTTCGAGTCGCTGCGTGCGGCCGCGATCGTCGCCGGAGTCGCCCAGGCTGTGCAGTCGACCGAAGCGCTGGCCGGCGCCACGGTCTGA
- a CDS encoding tautomerase family protein, with protein MPYVNIKVTDEGVTREQKSRLIAGVTELLRDVLGKDPATTFVVIDEVALANWGVGGVDVEEYRRSRF; from the coding sequence ATGCCCTACGTCAACATCAAGGTCACCGACGAGGGCGTCACCCGGGAGCAGAAGTCCCGGCTGATCGCCGGGGTGACCGAACTGCTGCGCGATGTTCTCGGCAAGGACCCGGCCACCACGTTCGTGGTGATCGACGAAGTCGCACTCGCCAACTGGGGTGTGGGCGGCGTCGACGTCGAGGAGTACCGGCGCAGCCGGTTCTGA